In Mauremys reevesii isolate NIE-2019 linkage group 16, ASM1616193v1, whole genome shotgun sequence, a single window of DNA contains:
- the LOC120384657 gene encoding uncharacterized protein LOC120384657 translates to MSEVSVLEKTTFLLGLLCLCTGSADAAAPSVYQSPPCIFAAVGSEPIMECSSPLIGESKIFFISWYKEERKLSLSDRRFMRSENITARSGSLWIPRVQTNDAGVYTCEIGTTTHSFNGSGTKLEVHGSGQKLENQTAAEGCVHFTAPQQEHVALTVGLPLLFLLTASVLIICYFKRPKWFPAEESFRNQLDTHRETPTQQELTTEVPPDLYHMPKSTSRLAHQKERQLQPQTPANPIEDGLNYSSMYFSQEYPEAVQMDEERTELYAPVKKKKSSASYAAY, encoded by the exons ATGAGCGAGGTGTCTGTCCTGGAGAAAACAACCTTCCTACTAGGACTGCTTTGCCTTTGTACAG GCTCTGCAgatgctgctgcccccagcgTGTATCAGTCCCCGCCCTGCATCTTTGCAGCTGTGGGGTCAGAGCCCATTATGGAGTGCAGCTCCCCTCTGATAGGggaaagtaaaatattttttatctCATGGTACAAAGAGGAGAGGAAACTGAGTCTCTCAGACAGGCGCTTCATGCGATCTGAAAACATTACAGCACGGTCTGGTTCTCTCTGGATACCCCGTGTGCAGACTAATGATGCTGGAGTCTATACCTGTGAGATAGGGACCACCACCCACAGCTTTAATGGGAGTGGAACAAAACTGGAAGTTCACG GTTCAGGTCAGAAACTGGAGAATCAAACTGCAGCAGAAGGGTGTGTTCATTTTACTGCGCCCCAGCAAG AACACGTGGCTTTGACAGTGGGTCTGCCTCTTCTGTTCCTGCTGACAGCGAGCGTGCTCATCATCTGCTACTTCAAACGGCCAAAAT GGTTCCCAGCTGAGGAAAGCTTTAGGAACCAATTGGATACGCACAGAGAGACGCCAACACAACAAG aattaACCACAGAAGTACCCCCCGACTTGTATCACATGCCAAAAAGCACCTCTAGACTCGCACACCAGAAGGAAAGACAACTGCAACCTCAG ACTCCCGCGAACCCAATCGAAGACGGCCTGAATTATAGCTCTATGTACTTCAGCCAGGAATATCCGGAGGCTGTACAAATGGATGAAGAGAGAACAGAACTATATGCACcagtgaagaaaaagaaaagttcaGCCTCTTATGCAGCGTACTAA